A stretch of Corallococcus macrosporus DNA encodes these proteins:
- a CDS encoding leucine-rich repeat domain-containing protein yields MRWTRGSWLALCLVVAGCEPIEFSAGQRPALSRIVPEPPGAACAHGGQAVQTGVDQDGDGTLEPHEVTGTDYLCDKAPGDVPVLVRTEVLPPGDACPDGGQLTRAGIDLDGDGVLEDAEVTRQVHACTVRAPVRTRLRPIGSVFSCSSNGSLLEAGEDTDGDGALDDAEVQAAHVFCMADSSQVRHAIQPEPAGGLCGRAGTRVDAYVDLDGDGQLTPGGQERRVTLTVCQPARVHDGDYRVSGPEDLAALRGVTRVDGDLQVTTDALGTVHLPELSAVMGTLRIVSNLQLTDVQLPALRFARNIELSYNSALETASIGAATGFPVLVDEEVRIQDDPLLASLDGLSMLAPRKGLSVGNVPRVETLSFPHVTALSHSFSVMEATALKSLSLPGLRSAGYVALSTNEALTSLEGLSELQAANEVSLTRLPALDSLTGLKRLQSVQVLMVEQMPGLKTVTFSQPLRVDHLELRDNPALEQVGPFPPAFRVTTSLRLSGNALLHALTPLPNLVTLDVLEVSRNPVLTDLGALGALVRVGQLDVLQNGQLQDLSALSGLRELTGLAVQDNPSLQALGLDGLTSVAGGFVVRDNPLLPSCLARQLADRAHEGPQAERLISGNDDAATCAAP; encoded by the coding sequence ATGCGGTGGACCCGGGGTTCGTGGCTGGCACTCTGCCTCGTCGTGGCGGGCTGTGAGCCCATCGAGTTCAGCGCGGGGCAGCGCCCGGCCCTCTCGCGCATCGTCCCCGAGCCGCCGGGCGCCGCGTGCGCCCACGGTGGCCAGGCCGTGCAGACCGGGGTGGACCAGGACGGGGACGGCACGCTGGAGCCCCACGAGGTCACCGGCACCGACTACCTCTGCGACAAGGCCCCCGGTGACGTGCCCGTGCTGGTGCGGACCGAGGTGCTCCCCCCGGGCGACGCGTGCCCGGACGGCGGGCAGCTGACGCGGGCGGGAATCGACCTGGACGGCGACGGCGTGCTGGAGGACGCGGAGGTCACCCGTCAGGTCCACGCCTGCACCGTCCGCGCGCCCGTGCGCACGCGCCTGCGCCCCATCGGCTCGGTCTTCTCGTGCTCCAGCAACGGGAGCCTGCTGGAGGCGGGAGAGGACACGGACGGCGACGGCGCGCTTGACGACGCGGAGGTCCAGGCGGCCCACGTCTTCTGCATGGCGGACAGCAGCCAGGTCCGGCACGCCATCCAACCCGAGCCCGCCGGAGGCCTGTGCGGACGCGCCGGCACGCGGGTGGACGCCTACGTGGACCTGGACGGCGACGGCCAGCTCACCCCGGGAGGGCAGGAGCGCCGGGTGACGCTCACCGTCTGCCAGCCCGCGCGCGTCCATGACGGCGACTACCGGGTGAGCGGCCCGGAGGACCTCGCCGCCCTGCGGGGTGTCACCCGCGTGGACGGGGACCTCCAGGTCACCACCGACGCCCTGGGCACGGTGCACCTGCCGGAGCTGTCCGCCGTCATGGGCACGCTGCGCATCGTCAGCAACCTCCAGTTGACCGACGTCCAGCTCCCCGCCCTGCGCTTCGCCCGGAACATCGAGCTGAGCTACAACTCGGCGCTGGAGACCGCCTCCATCGGAGCCGCCACCGGGTTCCCCGTCCTGGTGGATGAGGAGGTGCGCATCCAGGATGATCCGCTGCTCGCCTCGCTCGACGGGCTGAGCATGCTGGCACCGCGCAAGGGGCTGTCGGTGGGGAACGTCCCGCGCGTGGAGACCCTGTCCTTCCCGCACGTCACCGCGCTCTCCCACAGCTTCTCCGTCATGGAGGCCACCGCGCTGAAGTCCCTGTCCCTCCCCGGCCTCCGGAGCGCCGGCTACGTCGCGCTGAGCACCAACGAGGCGCTGACCTCGCTCGAGGGCCTCTCGGAGCTGCAGGCCGCCAATGAGGTCTCACTCACCCGGCTCCCCGCGCTGGACTCGCTGACCGGACTGAAGCGCCTCCAGTCCGTCCAGGTCCTGATGGTGGAGCAGATGCCCGGGCTCAAGACCGTGACGTTCTCCCAGCCTCTGCGCGTGGACCACCTGGAGCTGCGGGACAACCCCGCGCTGGAGCAGGTGGGCCCCTTCCCGCCCGCGTTCCGGGTGACCACGTCACTGCGGCTCAGCGGCAATGCCCTGCTGCACGCGCTGACGCCGCTGCCCAACCTCGTCACGCTCGACGTGCTGGAGGTGTCCCGCAACCCCGTGCTCACCGACCTGGGCGCGCTGGGAGCGCTGGTGCGGGTGGGCCAGCTGGACGTCCTCCAGAACGGCCAGCTCCAGGACCTGTCCGCCTTGAGCGGGCTGCGCGAGCTCACGGGCCTGGCCGTCCAGGACAACCCGTCCCTCCAGGCGCTGGGCCTGGACGGACTCACGTCGGTGGCGGGAGGGTTCGTCGTGCGCGACAACCCCCTCCTGCCCTCGTGCCTGGCGAGGCAGCTGGCGGACCGCGCCCATGAGGGGCCCCAGGCGGAGCGCCTCATCAGCGGCAACGACGACGCGGCCACCTGCGCCGCGCCCTGA
- a CDS encoding lipase maturation factor family protein has translation MRAMTGGPRPLVLFDGDCGFCKRWVARWRQDTGGRVRFAPGTGWLRALLGVPKKDMLRAMQLVEPSGRRSSGAEAVFRMLAWSPRWSTRAAARLGLLPGVRQVAGAVYSVIAHNRRRASRWDTWLFSRVTEPAEHRLVRWAFMRLLGGTFLIAFTSLGKQVLGLYGEKGIRPIRDLAQSERWAAQGRWRRPSVFWQDASDAALVRGCRVGQALSLALLFNVAPRLSTGALWGLYLSYVSLGREFLSFQWDVLLLEMGLLGALTAPGGVRPGLGKRDVSALEVFLFRMLVFRLYFGSGVSKFHSGDRTWRELSACDVYFETAPLPTRGGWAAHQLPRSVRHAGTAAVLAAETAVPFLAFGPRRVRQAAFGIFSALQAAIMATGNYGFFNVQSLALGLWLLDDGAMRRVLPAGLWRDAEPARRPSVLDTALSAATAVPVLTMGTVELLRRMGWWPRGPERLVRAVDWLEDRMLPLHSVNAYGLFAVMTVDRPEITVEGSDDGVHWVEYPFRYKTSALDRPPRQVAPHQPRLDWQMWFAALGSPPSWFLALLERLLEGSPEVLGLFASNPFPDRPPRMVRAVLHDYRMTSPEERRHTGAWWKRERRGLYVSPLTLAPGSSEQAGRLTWYV, from the coding sequence ATGCGCGCGATGACCGGCGGGCCGAGACCGCTCGTGCTGTTCGATGGGGACTGCGGCTTCTGCAAGCGCTGGGTGGCGCGCTGGCGCCAGGACACCGGAGGCCGCGTGCGCTTCGCCCCTGGGACGGGCTGGCTGCGTGCGCTGCTGGGCGTTCCGAAGAAGGACATGCTGCGGGCGATGCAGCTCGTGGAGCCATCGGGGCGCCGCTCGTCGGGCGCGGAGGCCGTCTTCCGCATGCTCGCCTGGTCGCCCCGCTGGAGCACGCGCGCGGCCGCGCGCCTGGGGCTGCTGCCCGGCGTGCGGCAGGTGGCGGGCGCGGTGTACTCGGTCATCGCGCACAACCGCCGGCGTGCGTCGCGTTGGGACACGTGGTTGTTCAGCCGCGTGACGGAGCCCGCGGAGCACCGGCTGGTGCGCTGGGCCTTCATGCGGCTTTTGGGCGGCACGTTCCTCATCGCGTTCACGTCGCTGGGGAAGCAGGTGCTGGGGCTCTACGGAGAGAAGGGCATCCGTCCCATCCGCGACCTGGCGCAGTCCGAGCGCTGGGCCGCGCAGGGCCGGTGGCGCCGTCCCTCCGTGTTCTGGCAGGACGCCTCCGACGCGGCGCTGGTGCGCGGCTGCCGCGTGGGGCAGGCGCTGTCGCTGGCGCTGCTCTTCAACGTGGCCCCGCGCCTGAGCACGGGCGCGCTGTGGGGCCTGTACCTGTCCTATGTGTCGCTGGGGCGCGAGTTCCTGTCGTTCCAGTGGGACGTGCTGCTGCTGGAGATGGGGCTGTTGGGCGCGCTCACCGCGCCAGGCGGCGTGCGGCCCGGGCTGGGGAAGCGGGACGTGTCCGCGCTGGAGGTGTTCCTCTTCCGGATGCTCGTGTTCCGCCTCTACTTCGGGTCGGGCGTGAGCAAGTTCCACTCGGGGGACCGGACGTGGCGCGAGCTGAGCGCGTGCGACGTGTACTTCGAGACCGCGCCGCTGCCCACGCGCGGAGGCTGGGCCGCGCACCAGTTGCCGCGCTCCGTGCGCCACGCGGGCACGGCGGCGGTGCTGGCGGCGGAGACGGCGGTGCCCTTCCTCGCCTTCGGTCCCAGGCGCGTGCGGCAGGCGGCGTTCGGGATCTTCTCCGCGTTGCAGGCCGCCATCATGGCCACGGGCAACTACGGCTTCTTCAACGTGCAGTCGCTGGCGCTGGGGCTGTGGCTGCTGGACGACGGGGCGATGCGGCGCGTGCTGCCAGCGGGGCTGTGGCGTGACGCGGAGCCGGCGCGGCGGCCGTCGGTGCTGGACACGGCGCTGTCCGCGGCCACGGCGGTCCCGGTGCTCACGATGGGCACGGTGGAGCTGCTGCGCCGCATGGGGTGGTGGCCTCGCGGTCCGGAGCGGCTGGTGCGAGCGGTGGACTGGCTGGAGGACCGGATGCTGCCGCTGCACTCGGTGAACGCCTACGGGCTGTTCGCGGTGATGACGGTGGACCGGCCGGAGATCACCGTGGAGGGCTCGGACGACGGCGTGCACTGGGTGGAGTACCCGTTCCGTTACAAAACGTCCGCGCTGGACCGGCCGCCGCGCCAGGTGGCCCCGCATCAGCCCCGGCTGGACTGGCAGATGTGGTTCGCCGCGCTGGGGTCGCCGCCCTCGTGGTTCCTGGCCCTGCTGGAGCGGCTGCTGGAGGGCTCGCCGGAGGTGCTGGGACTGTTCGCGTCCAACCCCTTCCCGGACCGTCCGCCCCGGATGGTACGGGCGGTGCTCCACGACTACCGGATGACGTCCCCGGAGGAG
- a CDS encoding MBL fold metallo-hydrolase — MSEPKAQAKKTVEIVPGVHHWTVSDDRVGGGRSDAYAVVDEDGTVTLIDPLPIDEKVLRKLGDIDAIVLTAGNHQRSAWRLRKAFGVPVWAPEGAQGLEEKPDFEYVNGTTLPGGLNTFQTPGPTEAMYTLWLQKSPHAVVFISDLLTHEGRGAPSFVPGEYQDEPLRTRTSIQRILDHLPIQTVCFAHGAPILTDGASALRKALEQDDEFPHASAP; from the coding sequence ATGAGCGAGCCCAAGGCGCAGGCGAAGAAGACGGTGGAGATCGTCCCCGGCGTGCACCACTGGACCGTCTCCGACGACCGGGTCGGCGGCGGCCGGAGCGACGCCTACGCGGTGGTGGACGAGGACGGCACCGTCACCCTCATCGACCCGCTGCCCATCGATGAGAAGGTCCTGCGCAAGCTGGGCGACATCGACGCCATCGTGCTCACCGCGGGCAACCACCAGCGCTCCGCGTGGCGCCTGCGCAAGGCGTTCGGCGTGCCCGTCTGGGCACCCGAGGGCGCGCAGGGCCTGGAGGAGAAGCCGGACTTCGAATACGTGAACGGCACCACGCTGCCGGGCGGCCTCAACACCTTCCAGACGCCAGGGCCCACGGAGGCCATGTACACGCTCTGGCTCCAGAAGAGCCCGCACGCGGTCGTGTTCATCTCCGACCTGCTGACCCATGAAGGCCGGGGCGCGCCGTCGTTCGTCCCCGGCGAGTACCAGGACGAACCGCTGCGCACGCGCACCAGCATCCAGCGCATCCTGGACCACCTGCCCATCCAGACCGTCTGCTTCGCGCACGGCGCGCCCATCCTCACGGACGGCGCCAGCGCCCTGCGCAAGGCGCTGGAACAGGACGACGAGTTCCCGCACGCGTCCGCGCCCTGA
- a CDS encoding cation:proton antiporter gives MHFELAFVLLFSIATAVAIAARYFKFPYTVALVLAGLGLGIVQAFEPPHLTKELLFAVILPGLLFEAAFHVDFRKFMKNKLAITSMAIPGVVASMALTALFLSPAMRGMNLLEGFGLIHAMVFASLIVSTDPIAVVGLFKALGAPKRLAILVEGESLLNDGTSVVLFTLVVSVAAGQEFTVGGAVMDFIKVAGMGAVIGAAVGFAVGKVILRVEDAMVEITCTVIAAYGSFVVAEHFHYSGVIATVVAGMVCGNWAAQEGMGPSVRIAVESFWEYLAFALNSVVFLLIGLEVQLSSLLASWLPILLAYAAVVLGRAVVVYGVSGLLRFTSEKLPWKWSAVLTWSGLRGAVSMVLVLGLPDDFAHRELLVNMTFGVVVLSIIFQGLTMAPVLKALGITGLKDVYQEQYELARGKLGAIHAALASLEAMRRGREIPVDVLEPLERDYQQKAQEVEQQLTTLKQQSNRFNDEEKQEAIRRILVVEKDALFSAYQQGTLNKEVFEHLTAELDERIAKAKDAESHFPEEDASAPPPQALAS, from the coding sequence ATGCACTTCGAGCTGGCCTTCGTGCTGCTCTTCTCCATCGCGACGGCGGTGGCGATCGCGGCGCGCTACTTCAAGTTTCCGTACACGGTGGCGTTGGTGTTGGCGGGCCTGGGCCTGGGCATCGTGCAGGCCTTCGAGCCGCCGCACCTGACGAAGGAGCTGCTGTTCGCGGTCATCCTGCCGGGCCTGCTGTTCGAGGCGGCGTTCCACGTGGACTTCCGCAAGTTCATGAAGAACAAGCTGGCCATCACCTCCATGGCCATTCCAGGCGTGGTGGCGTCCATGGCGCTGACGGCGCTGTTCCTGTCGCCGGCCATGCGCGGGATGAACCTGCTGGAGGGCTTCGGCCTCATCCACGCGATGGTGTTCGCGTCGCTCATCGTGTCCACGGACCCCATCGCGGTGGTGGGCCTGTTCAAGGCGCTGGGCGCGCCCAAGCGGCTGGCCATCCTGGTGGAGGGTGAGAGCCTGCTCAACGACGGCACCTCCGTGGTGCTCTTCACGCTGGTGGTGAGCGTGGCGGCGGGCCAGGAGTTCACCGTGGGCGGCGCCGTGATGGACTTCATCAAGGTCGCCGGCATGGGCGCCGTCATCGGCGCGGCGGTGGGCTTCGCGGTGGGCAAGGTCATCCTGCGCGTGGAGGACGCCATGGTGGAGATCACCTGCACCGTCATCGCCGCGTACGGGTCCTTCGTGGTGGCGGAGCACTTCCACTACTCGGGCGTCATCGCCACGGTGGTGGCCGGCATGGTGTGCGGCAACTGGGCGGCCCAGGAGGGCATGGGCCCGTCGGTGCGCATCGCGGTGGAGAGCTTCTGGGAGTACCTGGCGTTCGCGCTCAACTCGGTGGTGTTCCTGCTCATCGGCCTGGAGGTGCAGCTGTCGTCGCTGCTGGCGTCGTGGCTGCCCATCCTGCTGGCGTACGCGGCGGTGGTGCTGGGCCGCGCGGTGGTCGTCTACGGCGTGTCCGGCCTCCTGCGCTTCACGTCGGAGAAGCTGCCGTGGAAGTGGAGCGCGGTGCTCACCTGGAGCGGCCTGCGCGGCGCGGTGTCCATGGTGCTGGTGCTGGGCCTTCCGGACGACTTCGCCCACCGCGAGCTGCTGGTGAACATGACGTTCGGCGTGGTGGTGCTGTCCATCATCTTCCAGGGGCTCACCATGGCGCCGGTGCTCAAGGCGCTGGGCATCACCGGCCTCAAGGACGTCTACCAGGAGCAGTACGAGCTGGCCCGGGGCAAGCTGGGCGCCATCCACGCGGCGCTCGCGTCGCTGGAGGCCATGCGCCGCGGCCGCGAGATTCCGGTGGACGTGCTGGAGCCCCTGGAGCGCGACTACCAGCAGAAGGCGCAGGAGGTGGAGCAGCAGCTCACCACGCTCAAGCAGCAGTCCAACCGCTTCAACGACGAGGAGAAGCAGGAGGCCATCCGCCGCATCCTCGTCGTGGAGAAGGACGCCCTCTTCAGCGCCTACCAGCAGGGCACGCTCAACAAGGAGGTGTTCGAGCACCTCACCGCGGAGCTGGACGAGCGCATCGCCAAGGCGAAGGACGCGGAGTCCCACTTCCCGGAGGAGGACGCCAGCGCCCCTCCTCCGCAAGCCCTGGCCTCCTGA
- a CDS encoding dimethylarginine dimethylaminohydrolase family protein, whose translation MMDLFLMSPPGRGWALRGRSNFRSREAAPADARGARREWLTLARHIEARGGTVVALPSPSDALTGMPYAAECGQVVAREGQAPLFLLPRMMSAHRFAERDHWTPLAKRLGLEVVDPGVGIWEAHGDVATFDGVTLLFWGGRTTLDGLEAAQQSFPGEVLRVQVREPAFHGNMAVLPLPAVDRLVVCPDVMAPESVALLEQRFGANRLVRVTEADIRRYATNGLPLGRDLLAPTVMPPHIVETFERLGMRVVSMPMPELTEKGGGSSRCLVSRASVDASRVSLPPEYRLDVVAKDLEADGG comes from the coding sequence ATGATGGACCTCTTCCTGATGTCGCCCCCGGGCCGGGGCTGGGCGCTGCGAGGCCGCTCGAACTTCCGCAGCCGGGAGGCCGCTCCGGCGGACGCGCGCGGCGCGCGGCGTGAGTGGCTGACGCTGGCCCGGCACATCGAAGCCCGGGGCGGCACGGTGGTGGCGCTGCCCTCGCCGTCGGACGCGCTGACGGGCATGCCCTACGCGGCCGAGTGCGGCCAGGTGGTGGCGCGCGAGGGCCAGGCCCCGCTGTTCCTCCTGCCCCGGATGATGAGCGCGCACCGGTTCGCGGAGCGCGACCACTGGACGCCGCTGGCGAAGCGCCTGGGCCTGGAGGTGGTGGACCCCGGCGTGGGCATCTGGGAGGCGCACGGCGACGTGGCGACCTTCGACGGCGTGACGCTGCTGTTCTGGGGCGGGCGCACGACGCTGGACGGGCTGGAGGCGGCGCAGCAGTCCTTCCCCGGCGAGGTGCTGCGCGTGCAGGTGCGCGAGCCCGCGTTCCACGGGAACATGGCGGTGCTGCCGCTGCCGGCGGTGGACCGGCTGGTGGTGTGTCCGGACGTGATGGCGCCGGAGTCGGTGGCGCTGCTGGAGCAGCGCTTCGGCGCGAACCGGCTGGTGCGGGTGACGGAGGCGGACATCCGCCGCTATGCGACGAACGGGCTGCCGCTGGGCAGGGACCTGCTCGCGCCCACGGTGATGCCCCCGCACATCGTGGAGACGTTCGAGCGGCTGGGCATGCGCGTGGTGTCCATGCCCATGCCGGAGCTGACGGAGAAGGGCGGCGGTTCGTCGCGCTGCCTCGTGTCGCGTGCGTCGGTGGATGCCTCGCGCGTCTCGCTTCCGCCGGAGTACCGGCTGGACGTCGTGGCGAAGGACCTCGAAGCCGATGGCGGGTGA